A window of Lagenorhynchus albirostris chromosome 11, mLagAlb1.1, whole genome shotgun sequence contains these coding sequences:
- the ARHGEF25 gene encoding rho guanine nucleotide exchange factor 25 isoform X4, protein MKPPERPAPGRTDRILGVMGGMLRACALPGQEGPPKRSPLGLGGTEPESNCTEGNQRGEREREVPAWAPLHESYSIAGSEGSISASAASGLAAPSGPSSGLSSGPCSPGPPGPVSGLRRWLDHSKHCLSVETEAEGGQAGPYENWMLEPALATGEELPELTLLTTLLGGPGDKTQPPEEETLSQAPESEEDQKKALEMSMYVLTELVETEKMYVDDLGQIVEGYMATMAAQGVPDNLRGRDRIVFGNIQQIYEWHRDYFLQELQRCLKDPDWLAQLFIKHERRLHMYVVYCQNKPKSEHVVSEFGDSYFEELRQQLGHRLQLNDLLIKPVQRIMKYQLLLKDFLKYYSRAGMDTEELEQAVEVMCFVPKRCNDMMTLGRLRGFEGKLTAQGKLLGQDTFWVTEPEAGGLLSSRGRERRVFLFEQIIIFSEALGGGVRGGTQPGYVYKSSIKVSCLGLEGNLQGDPCRFALTSRGPEGGIQRYVLQTADPAVSQAWIKQVAQILESQRDFLNALQSPIEYQRRESQTNSLGRPGGPGVGSPGRIRPGDRAQVSTHTPINGSLPSLLLFPKGQVARVPLSLDTQASSDIPQAPHDSPPVPPIPNAPPCQARLAKLDEDEL, encoded by the exons ATGAAGCCCCCGGAGCGCCCCGCCCCTGGCCGCACTGACCGGATACTGGGGGTCATGGGGGGCATGCTGCGCGCATGCGCCCTACCCGGGCAGGAGGGG CCCCCGAAGAGAAGCCCCCTAGGGCTGGGGGGGACCGAGCCAGAATCTAACTGTACGGAGGGGAATCAGAGAGGGGAGCGCGAACGCGAGGTCCCCGCCTGGGCTCCGCTGCACG AATCCTATTCCATTGCTGGCAGTGAGGGGAGTATCTCGGCTTCAGCTGCCTCGGGTCTGGCTGCTCCCTCTGGCCCCAGCTCTGGCCTCAGCTCTGGCCCCTGTTCCCCGGGACCCCCAGGGCCAGTCAGTGGCCTGAGAAGATGGTTGGATCATTCTAAACATTGTCTcagtgtggaaactgaggcagaaggtgGCCAGGCTGGACCATATGAG AACTGGATGCTGGAACCAGCTTTAGCCACAGGAGAGGAGCTGCCAGAACTGACCCTGCTGACCACATTGTTGGGGGGCCCTGGGGATAAGACGCAG CCACCTGAAGAGGAGACTTTGTCCCAAGCCCCTGAGAGCGAAGAGGACCAGAAGAAGGCTCTGGAAATGAGTAT GTACGTCCTGACTGAACTGgtagagacagagaaaatgtACGTGGACGACTTGGGGCAGATTGTAGAG GGTTACATGGCCACCATGGCTGCTCAGGGGGTACCCGACAATCTTCGAGGTCGTGACAGGATTGTGTTTGGGAACATCCAGCAAATCTACGAGTGGCATCGAGA CTATTTCCTGCAGGAGTTACAGAGGTGTTTGAAGGATCCTGATTGGCTGGCTCAGCTATTCATCAAACAT GAGCGCCGCCTGCATATGTACGTGGTGTACTGTCAGAATAAGCCCAAGTCAGAGCATGTGGTATCAGAATTTGGGGACAGCTATTTTGAG GAGCTCCGGCAGCAGCTGGGGCACCGCTTGCAGCTCAACGACCTCCTCATCAAACCAGTGCAGAGGATCATGAAATACCAGCTGCTGCTCAAG GATTTTCTCAAGTATTATAGTAGAGCTGGGATGGATACTGAAGAGCTGGAG CAAGCTGTGGAGGTCATGTGCTTCGTACCCAAGCGCTGTAATGACATGATGACCCTGGGGAGACTGCGGGGGTTTGAG GGCAAATTGACTGCTCAGGGGAAGCTCTTGGGCCAGGACACATTCTGGGTCACAGAGCCCGAGGCTGGGGGGCTGCTGTCTTCTCGGGGTCGAGAGAGACGTGTCTTCCTCTTTGAGCAAATCATCATCTTCAGCGAGGCCCTGGGAGGAGGAGTGAGAGGTGGAACGCAGCCTGGATATGTGTACAAAAGCAGCATCAAG GTGAGCTGCCTGGGACTGGAGGGGAACCTCCAAGGCGACCCTTGCCGCTTTGCACTGACCTCCAGAGGGCCAGAGGGTGGGATCCAGCGCTATGTCCTGCAGACTGCAGACCCCGCGGTCAGTCAGGCCTGGATCAAGCAAGTGGCTCAGATCCTGGAAAGCCAGCGGgactttctcaatg CACTGCAGTCACCCATTGAGTACCAGAGACGGGAGAGCCAGACAAACAGCCTGGGACGGCCAGGAGGTCCTGGGGTGGGGAGCCCCGGGAGAATTCGGCCTGGAGATCGGGCCCAGgtcagcacacacacacccatcaatggctctcttccctccctgctgCTGTTTCCCAAAGGGCAGGTGGCCAGAGTCCCCCTGTCCCTGGACACACag GCCTCCAGCGACATCCCCCAAGCTCCTCATGACTCTCCTCCAGTTCCACCAATTCCAAACGCCCCTCCCTGCCAAGCCAGACTTGCCAAGCTGGATGAAGATGAGCTGTAA
- the ARHGEF25 gene encoding rho guanine nucleotide exchange factor 25 isoform X3: MRGGQKGGRCACPRVIRKVLAKCVCCFARGGHESYSIAGSEGSISASAASGLAAPSGPSSGLSSGPCSPGPPGPVSGLRRWLDHSKHCLSVETEAEGGQAGPYENWMLEPALATGEELPELTLLTTLLGGPGDKTQPPEEETLSQAPESEEDQKKALEMSMYVLTELVETEKMYVDDLGQIVEGYMATMAAQGVPDNLRGRDRIVFGNIQQIYEWHRDYFLQELQRCLKDPDWLAQLFIKHERRLHMYVVYCQNKPKSEHVVSEFGDSYFEELRQQLGHRLQLNDLLIKPVQRIMKYQLLLKDFLKYYSRAGMDTEELEQAVEVMCFVPKRCNDMMTLGRLRGFEVQGWSNALLPQAEHSGDPYRELCSPGADRRWLVGSVRGRREEQRVAPFLLLFFSKATLLWFQGKLTAQGKLLGQDTFWVTEPEAGGLLSSRGRERRVFLFEQIIIFSEALGGGVRGGTQPGYVYKSSIKVSCLGLEGNLQGDPCRFALTSRGPEGGIQRYVLQTADPAVSQAWIKQVAQILESQRDFLNALQSPIEYQRRESQTNSLGRPGGPGVGSPGRIRPGDRAQVSTHTPINGSLPSLLLFPKGQVARVPLSLDTQASSDIPQAPHDSPPVPPIPNAPPCQARLAKLDEDEL, translated from the exons ATGCGGGGGGGGCAAAAGGGGGGTCGCTGTGCCTGTCCCCGCGTGATCCGAAAAGTGCTGGCAAAATGCGTCTGCTGCTTCGCGCGGGGGGGACATG AATCCTATTCCATTGCTGGCAGTGAGGGGAGTATCTCGGCTTCAGCTGCCTCGGGTCTGGCTGCTCCCTCTGGCCCCAGCTCTGGCCTCAGCTCTGGCCCCTGTTCCCCGGGACCCCCAGGGCCAGTCAGTGGCCTGAGAAGATGGTTGGATCATTCTAAACATTGTCTcagtgtggaaactgaggcagaaggtgGCCAGGCTGGACCATATGAG AACTGGATGCTGGAACCAGCTTTAGCCACAGGAGAGGAGCTGCCAGAACTGACCCTGCTGACCACATTGTTGGGGGGCCCTGGGGATAAGACGCAG CCACCTGAAGAGGAGACTTTGTCCCAAGCCCCTGAGAGCGAAGAGGACCAGAAGAAGGCTCTGGAAATGAGTAT GTACGTCCTGACTGAACTGgtagagacagagaaaatgtACGTGGACGACTTGGGGCAGATTGTAGAG GGTTACATGGCCACCATGGCTGCTCAGGGGGTACCCGACAATCTTCGAGGTCGTGACAGGATTGTGTTTGGGAACATCCAGCAAATCTACGAGTGGCATCGAGA CTATTTCCTGCAGGAGTTACAGAGGTGTTTGAAGGATCCTGATTGGCTGGCTCAGCTATTCATCAAACAT GAGCGCCGCCTGCATATGTACGTGGTGTACTGTCAGAATAAGCCCAAGTCAGAGCATGTGGTATCAGAATTTGGGGACAGCTATTTTGAG GAGCTCCGGCAGCAGCTGGGGCACCGCTTGCAGCTCAACGACCTCCTCATCAAACCAGTGCAGAGGATCATGAAATACCAGCTGCTGCTCAAG GATTTTCTCAAGTATTATAGTAGAGCTGGGATGGATACTGAAGAGCTGGAG CAAGCTGTGGAGGTCATGTGCTTCGTACCCAAGCGCTGTAATGACATGATGACCCTGGGGAGACTGCGGGGGTTTGAGGTACAGGGATGGAGCAATGCTCTTCTGCCCCAGGCTGAGCACTCAGGAGATCCTTACAGGGAACTGTGCTCTCCTGGGGCTGACAGGAGATGGTTGGTTGGGAGTgtcaggggaaggagggaggagcagAGAGTTGCCCCTTTTCTCTTATTGTTTTTCTCAAAGGCCACTCTCCTTTGGTTTCAGGGCAAATTGACTGCTCAGGGGAAGCTCTTGGGCCAGGACACATTCTGGGTCACAGAGCCCGAGGCTGGGGGGCTGCTGTCTTCTCGGGGTCGAGAGAGACGTGTCTTCCTCTTTGAGCAAATCATCATCTTCAGCGAGGCCCTGGGAGGAGGAGTGAGAGGTGGAACGCAGCCTGGATATGTGTACAAAAGCAGCATCAAG GTGAGCTGCCTGGGACTGGAGGGGAACCTCCAAGGCGACCCTTGCCGCTTTGCACTGACCTCCAGAGGGCCAGAGGGTGGGATCCAGCGCTATGTCCTGCAGACTGCAGACCCCGCGGTCAGTCAGGCCTGGATCAAGCAAGTGGCTCAGATCCTGGAAAGCCAGCGGgactttctcaatg CACTGCAGTCACCCATTGAGTACCAGAGACGGGAGAGCCAGACAAACAGCCTGGGACGGCCAGGAGGTCCTGGGGTGGGGAGCCCCGGGAGAATTCGGCCTGGAGATCGGGCCCAGgtcagcacacacacacccatcaatggctctcttccctccctgctgCTGTTTCCCAAAGGGCAGGTGGCCAGAGTCCCCCTGTCCCTGGACACACag GCCTCCAGCGACATCCCCCAAGCTCCTCATGACTCTCCTCCAGTTCCACCAATTCCAAACGCCCCTCCCTGCCAAGCCAGACTTGCCAAGCTGGATGAAGATGAGCTGTAA
- the ARHGEF25 gene encoding rho guanine nucleotide exchange factor 25 isoform X7: MKPPERPAPGRTDRILGVMGGMLRACALPGQEGPPEEETLSQAPESEEDQKKALEMSMYVLTELVETEKMYVDDLGQIVEGYMATMAAQGVPDNLRGRDRIVFGNIQQIYEWHRDYFLQELQRCLKDPDWLAQLFIKHERRLHMYVVYCQNKPKSEHVVSEFGDSYFEELRQQLGHRLQLNDLLIKPVQRIMKYQLLLKDFLKYYSRAGMDTEELEQAVEVMCFVPKRCNDMMTLGRLRGFEVQGWSNALLPQAEHSGDPYRELCSPGADRRWLVGSVRGRREEQRVAPFLLLFFSKATLLWFQGKLTAQGKLLGQDTFWVTEPEAGGLLSSRGRERRVFLFEQIIIFSEALGGGVRGGTQPGYVYKSSIKVSCLGLEGNLQGDPCRFALTSRGPEGGIQRYVLQTADPAVSQAWIKQVAQILESQRDFLNALQSPIEYQRRESQTNSLGRPGGPGVGSPGRIRPGDRAQVSTHTPINGSLPSLLLFPKGQVARVPLSLDTQASSDIPQAPHDSPPVPPIPNAPPCQARLAKLDEDEL, from the exons ATGAAGCCCCCGGAGCGCCCCGCCCCTGGCCGCACTGACCGGATACTGGGGGTCATGGGGGGCATGCTGCGCGCATGCGCCCTACCCGGGCAGGAGGGG CCACCTGAAGAGGAGACTTTGTCCCAAGCCCCTGAGAGCGAAGAGGACCAGAAGAAGGCTCTGGAAATGAGTAT GTACGTCCTGACTGAACTGgtagagacagagaaaatgtACGTGGACGACTTGGGGCAGATTGTAGAG GGTTACATGGCCACCATGGCTGCTCAGGGGGTACCCGACAATCTTCGAGGTCGTGACAGGATTGTGTTTGGGAACATCCAGCAAATCTACGAGTGGCATCGAGA CTATTTCCTGCAGGAGTTACAGAGGTGTTTGAAGGATCCTGATTGGCTGGCTCAGCTATTCATCAAACAT GAGCGCCGCCTGCATATGTACGTGGTGTACTGTCAGAATAAGCCCAAGTCAGAGCATGTGGTATCAGAATTTGGGGACAGCTATTTTGAG GAGCTCCGGCAGCAGCTGGGGCACCGCTTGCAGCTCAACGACCTCCTCATCAAACCAGTGCAGAGGATCATGAAATACCAGCTGCTGCTCAAG GATTTTCTCAAGTATTATAGTAGAGCTGGGATGGATACTGAAGAGCTGGAG CAAGCTGTGGAGGTCATGTGCTTCGTACCCAAGCGCTGTAATGACATGATGACCCTGGGGAGACTGCGGGGGTTTGAGGTACAGGGATGGAGCAATGCTCTTCTGCCCCAGGCTGAGCACTCAGGAGATCCTTACAGGGAACTGTGCTCTCCTGGGGCTGACAGGAGATGGTTGGTTGGGAGTgtcaggggaaggagggaggagcagAGAGTTGCCCCTTTTCTCTTATTGTTTTTCTCAAAGGCCACTCTCCTTTGGTTTCAGGGCAAATTGACTGCTCAGGGGAAGCTCTTGGGCCAGGACACATTCTGGGTCACAGAGCCCGAGGCTGGGGGGCTGCTGTCTTCTCGGGGTCGAGAGAGACGTGTCTTCCTCTTTGAGCAAATCATCATCTTCAGCGAGGCCCTGGGAGGAGGAGTGAGAGGTGGAACGCAGCCTGGATATGTGTACAAAAGCAGCATCAAG GTGAGCTGCCTGGGACTGGAGGGGAACCTCCAAGGCGACCCTTGCCGCTTTGCACTGACCTCCAGAGGGCCAGAGGGTGGGATCCAGCGCTATGTCCTGCAGACTGCAGACCCCGCGGTCAGTCAGGCCTGGATCAAGCAAGTGGCTCAGATCCTGGAAAGCCAGCGGgactttctcaatg CACTGCAGTCACCCATTGAGTACCAGAGACGGGAGAGCCAGACAAACAGCCTGGGACGGCCAGGAGGTCCTGGGGTGGGGAGCCCCGGGAGAATTCGGCCTGGAGATCGGGCCCAGgtcagcacacacacacccatcaatggctctcttccctccctgctgCTGTTTCCCAAAGGGCAGGTGGCCAGAGTCCCCCTGTCCCTGGACACACag GCCTCCAGCGACATCCCCCAAGCTCCTCATGACTCTCCTCCAGTTCCACCAATTCCAAACGCCCCTCCCTGCCAAGCCAGACTTGCCAAGCTGGATGAAGATGAGCTGTAA
- the ARHGEF25 gene encoding rho guanine nucleotide exchange factor 25 isoform X1: protein MKPPERPAPGRTDRILGVMGGMLRACALPGQEGPPKRSPLGLGGTEPESNCTEGNQRGEREREVPAWAPLHESYSIAGSEGSISASAASGLAAPSGPSSGLSSGPCSPGPPGPVSGLRRWLDHSKHCLSVETEAEGGQAGPYENWMLEPALATGEELPELTLLTTLLGGPGDKTQPPEEETLSQAPESEEDQKKALEMSMYVLTELVETEKMYVDDLGQIVEGYMATMAAQGVPDNLRGRDRIVFGNIQQIYEWHRDYFLQELQRCLKDPDWLAQLFIKHERRLHMYVVYCQNKPKSEHVVSEFGDSYFEELRQQLGHRLQLNDLLIKPVQRIMKYQLLLKDFLKYYSRAGMDTEELEQAVEVMCFVPKRCNDMMTLGRLRGFEVQGWSNALLPQAEHSGDPYRELCSPGADRRWLVGSVRGRREEQRVAPFLLLFFSKATLLWFQGKLTAQGKLLGQDTFWVTEPEAGGLLSSRGRERRVFLFEQIIIFSEALGGGVRGGTQPGYVYKSSIKVSCLGLEGNLQGDPCRFALTSRGPEGGIQRYVLQTADPAVSQAWIKQVAQILESQRDFLNALQSPIEYQRRESQTNSLGRPGGPGVGSPGRIRPGDRAQVSTHTPINGSLPSLLLFPKGQVARVPLSLDTQASSDIPQAPHDSPPVPPIPNAPPCQARLAKLDEDEL from the exons ATGAAGCCCCCGGAGCGCCCCGCCCCTGGCCGCACTGACCGGATACTGGGGGTCATGGGGGGCATGCTGCGCGCATGCGCCCTACCCGGGCAGGAGGGG CCCCCGAAGAGAAGCCCCCTAGGGCTGGGGGGGACCGAGCCAGAATCTAACTGTACGGAGGGGAATCAGAGAGGGGAGCGCGAACGCGAGGTCCCCGCCTGGGCTCCGCTGCACG AATCCTATTCCATTGCTGGCAGTGAGGGGAGTATCTCGGCTTCAGCTGCCTCGGGTCTGGCTGCTCCCTCTGGCCCCAGCTCTGGCCTCAGCTCTGGCCCCTGTTCCCCGGGACCCCCAGGGCCAGTCAGTGGCCTGAGAAGATGGTTGGATCATTCTAAACATTGTCTcagtgtggaaactgaggcagaaggtgGCCAGGCTGGACCATATGAG AACTGGATGCTGGAACCAGCTTTAGCCACAGGAGAGGAGCTGCCAGAACTGACCCTGCTGACCACATTGTTGGGGGGCCCTGGGGATAAGACGCAG CCACCTGAAGAGGAGACTTTGTCCCAAGCCCCTGAGAGCGAAGAGGACCAGAAGAAGGCTCTGGAAATGAGTAT GTACGTCCTGACTGAACTGgtagagacagagaaaatgtACGTGGACGACTTGGGGCAGATTGTAGAG GGTTACATGGCCACCATGGCTGCTCAGGGGGTACCCGACAATCTTCGAGGTCGTGACAGGATTGTGTTTGGGAACATCCAGCAAATCTACGAGTGGCATCGAGA CTATTTCCTGCAGGAGTTACAGAGGTGTTTGAAGGATCCTGATTGGCTGGCTCAGCTATTCATCAAACAT GAGCGCCGCCTGCATATGTACGTGGTGTACTGTCAGAATAAGCCCAAGTCAGAGCATGTGGTATCAGAATTTGGGGACAGCTATTTTGAG GAGCTCCGGCAGCAGCTGGGGCACCGCTTGCAGCTCAACGACCTCCTCATCAAACCAGTGCAGAGGATCATGAAATACCAGCTGCTGCTCAAG GATTTTCTCAAGTATTATAGTAGAGCTGGGATGGATACTGAAGAGCTGGAG CAAGCTGTGGAGGTCATGTGCTTCGTACCCAAGCGCTGTAATGACATGATGACCCTGGGGAGACTGCGGGGGTTTGAGGTACAGGGATGGAGCAATGCTCTTCTGCCCCAGGCTGAGCACTCAGGAGATCCTTACAGGGAACTGTGCTCTCCTGGGGCTGACAGGAGATGGTTGGTTGGGAGTgtcaggggaaggagggaggagcagAGAGTTGCCCCTTTTCTCTTATTGTTTTTCTCAAAGGCCACTCTCCTTTGGTTTCAGGGCAAATTGACTGCTCAGGGGAAGCTCTTGGGCCAGGACACATTCTGGGTCACAGAGCCCGAGGCTGGGGGGCTGCTGTCTTCTCGGGGTCGAGAGAGACGTGTCTTCCTCTTTGAGCAAATCATCATCTTCAGCGAGGCCCTGGGAGGAGGAGTGAGAGGTGGAACGCAGCCTGGATATGTGTACAAAAGCAGCATCAAG GTGAGCTGCCTGGGACTGGAGGGGAACCTCCAAGGCGACCCTTGCCGCTTTGCACTGACCTCCAGAGGGCCAGAGGGTGGGATCCAGCGCTATGTCCTGCAGACTGCAGACCCCGCGGTCAGTCAGGCCTGGATCAAGCAAGTGGCTCAGATCCTGGAAAGCCAGCGGgactttctcaatg CACTGCAGTCACCCATTGAGTACCAGAGACGGGAGAGCCAGACAAACAGCCTGGGACGGCCAGGAGGTCCTGGGGTGGGGAGCCCCGGGAGAATTCGGCCTGGAGATCGGGCCCAGgtcagcacacacacacccatcaatggctctcttccctccctgctgCTGTTTCCCAAAGGGCAGGTGGCCAGAGTCCCCCTGTCCCTGGACACACag GCCTCCAGCGACATCCCCCAAGCTCCTCATGACTCTCCTCCAGTTCCACCAATTCCAAACGCCCCTCCCTGCCAAGCCAGACTTGCCAAGCTGGATGAAGATGAGCTGTAA
- the ARHGEF25 gene encoding rho guanine nucleotide exchange factor 25 isoform X5, which yields MKPPERPAPGRTDRILGVMGGMLRACALPGQEGPPKRSPLGLGGTEPESNCTEGNQRGEREREVPAWAPLHESYSIAGSEGSISASAASGLAAPSGPSSGLSSGPCSPGPPGPVSGLRRWLDHSKHCLSVETEAEGGQAGPYENWMLEPALATGEELPELTLLTTLLGGPGDKTQPPEEETLSQAPESEEDQKKALEMSMYVLTELVETEKMYVDDLGQIVEGYMATMAAQGVPDNLRGRDRIVFGNIQQIYEWHRDYFLQELQRCLKDPDWLAQLFIKHERRLHMYVVYCQNKPKSEHVVSEFGDSYFEELRQQLGHRLQLNDLLIKPVQRIMKYQLLLKDFLKYYSRAGMDTEELEGKLTAQGKLLGQDTFWVTEPEAGGLLSSRGRERRVFLFEQIIIFSEALGGGVRGGTQPGYVYKSSIKVSCLGLEGNLQGDPCRFALTSRGPEGGIQRYVLQTADPAVSQAWIKQVAQILESQRDFLNALQSPIEYQRRESQTNSLGRPGGPGVGSPGRIRPGDRAQVSTHTPINGSLPSLLLFPKGQVARVPLSLDTQASSDIPQAPHDSPPVPPIPNAPPCQARLAKLDEDEL from the exons ATGAAGCCCCCGGAGCGCCCCGCCCCTGGCCGCACTGACCGGATACTGGGGGTCATGGGGGGCATGCTGCGCGCATGCGCCCTACCCGGGCAGGAGGGG CCCCCGAAGAGAAGCCCCCTAGGGCTGGGGGGGACCGAGCCAGAATCTAACTGTACGGAGGGGAATCAGAGAGGGGAGCGCGAACGCGAGGTCCCCGCCTGGGCTCCGCTGCACG AATCCTATTCCATTGCTGGCAGTGAGGGGAGTATCTCGGCTTCAGCTGCCTCGGGTCTGGCTGCTCCCTCTGGCCCCAGCTCTGGCCTCAGCTCTGGCCCCTGTTCCCCGGGACCCCCAGGGCCAGTCAGTGGCCTGAGAAGATGGTTGGATCATTCTAAACATTGTCTcagtgtggaaactgaggcagaaggtgGCCAGGCTGGACCATATGAG AACTGGATGCTGGAACCAGCTTTAGCCACAGGAGAGGAGCTGCCAGAACTGACCCTGCTGACCACATTGTTGGGGGGCCCTGGGGATAAGACGCAG CCACCTGAAGAGGAGACTTTGTCCCAAGCCCCTGAGAGCGAAGAGGACCAGAAGAAGGCTCTGGAAATGAGTAT GTACGTCCTGACTGAACTGgtagagacagagaaaatgtACGTGGACGACTTGGGGCAGATTGTAGAG GGTTACATGGCCACCATGGCTGCTCAGGGGGTACCCGACAATCTTCGAGGTCGTGACAGGATTGTGTTTGGGAACATCCAGCAAATCTACGAGTGGCATCGAGA CTATTTCCTGCAGGAGTTACAGAGGTGTTTGAAGGATCCTGATTGGCTGGCTCAGCTATTCATCAAACAT GAGCGCCGCCTGCATATGTACGTGGTGTACTGTCAGAATAAGCCCAAGTCAGAGCATGTGGTATCAGAATTTGGGGACAGCTATTTTGAG GAGCTCCGGCAGCAGCTGGGGCACCGCTTGCAGCTCAACGACCTCCTCATCAAACCAGTGCAGAGGATCATGAAATACCAGCTGCTGCTCAAG GATTTTCTCAAGTATTATAGTAGAGCTGGGATGGATACTGAAGAGCTGGAG GGCAAATTGACTGCTCAGGGGAAGCTCTTGGGCCAGGACACATTCTGGGTCACAGAGCCCGAGGCTGGGGGGCTGCTGTCTTCTCGGGGTCGAGAGAGACGTGTCTTCCTCTTTGAGCAAATCATCATCTTCAGCGAGGCCCTGGGAGGAGGAGTGAGAGGTGGAACGCAGCCTGGATATGTGTACAAAAGCAGCATCAAG GTGAGCTGCCTGGGACTGGAGGGGAACCTCCAAGGCGACCCTTGCCGCTTTGCACTGACCTCCAGAGGGCCAGAGGGTGGGATCCAGCGCTATGTCCTGCAGACTGCAGACCCCGCGGTCAGTCAGGCCTGGATCAAGCAAGTGGCTCAGATCCTGGAAAGCCAGCGGgactttctcaatg CACTGCAGTCACCCATTGAGTACCAGAGACGGGAGAGCCAGACAAACAGCCTGGGACGGCCAGGAGGTCCTGGGGTGGGGAGCCCCGGGAGAATTCGGCCTGGAGATCGGGCCCAGgtcagcacacacacacccatcaatggctctcttccctccctgctgCTGTTTCCCAAAGGGCAGGTGGCCAGAGTCCCCCTGTCCCTGGACACACag GCCTCCAGCGACATCCCCCAAGCTCCTCATGACTCTCCTCCAGTTCCACCAATTCCAAACGCCCCTCCCTGCCAAGCCAGACTTGCCAAGCTGGATGAAGATGAGCTGTAA